The Streptomyces sp. HUAS CB01 genome has a segment encoding these proteins:
- a CDS encoding fumarylacetoacetate hydrolase family protein: MSTNVLRTTDGWWAVRGERAVRVETKAVTTAELLADRDAVREAAASAESGTPVADLVALPPVTTPCRVVAQMVNYRSHAKDSGFTGDIPPTFFRKASGSVSGPHDTIVRPPHVKFLDYEVELGLVMGATLPVGTVVEERDLPRYVAGLVLTNDVSARDVQLTKTQFYESKSYPTFTPTGPYLALLEPEDFAHLLNLRLRLSVNGVPRQDRTLADMIVRPAQALTLLARFQTLDPGDLLLTGTPGGTALKAPPKPIAKISALLPPALKWKAFFNGQAKNPLYLRDGDLITATIATPDGQIDLGEQRTPVTDTP; the protein is encoded by the coding sequence ATGAGCACCAACGTTCTGCGCACCACCGACGGCTGGTGGGCTGTCCGGGGCGAGCGCGCCGTCCGCGTCGAGACCAAGGCGGTCACCACCGCCGAACTGCTCGCCGACCGGGACGCGGTCCGCGAGGCCGCCGCCTCCGCCGAGAGCGGCACGCCCGTCGCCGACCTGGTGGCGCTGCCTCCGGTCACCACCCCTTGCAGGGTGGTCGCCCAGATGGTCAACTACCGCAGCCACGCCAAGGATTCGGGCTTCACCGGCGACATCCCGCCCACCTTCTTCCGCAAGGCGTCCGGCTCGGTCAGCGGCCCGCACGACACGATCGTCCGGCCCCCGCACGTGAAGTTCCTCGACTACGAGGTCGAACTCGGCCTCGTCATGGGCGCGACACTGCCGGTGGGCACGGTTGTGGAGGAGCGGGACCTGCCCCGTTACGTTGCCGGGCTCGTCCTCACCAACGACGTCAGCGCCCGCGACGTCCAGCTGACCAAGACCCAGTTCTACGAGAGCAAGTCCTACCCGACCTTCACACCGACCGGTCCGTATCTGGCTCTGCTGGAGCCCGAGGACTTCGCTCATCTGCTGAACCTGCGACTGCGGCTGTCGGTCAACGGCGTGCCGCGCCAGGACCGCACGCTCGCCGACATGATCGTACGACCGGCCCAGGCGCTCACCCTGCTCGCCCGCTTCCAGACCCTCGACCCGGGCGACCTGCTGCTGACCGGCACTCCCGGCGGCACCGCCCTGAAGGCCCCGCCCAAGCCGATCGCGAAGATCAGCGCGTTGCTGCCGCCCGCGCTGAAGTGGAAGGCGTTCTTCAACGGCCAGGCCAAGAACCCCCTTTACCTGCGCGACGGTGACCTCATCACCGCCACGATCGCCACCCCCGACGGGCAGATCGACCTCGGCGAGCAGCGGACCCCCGTTACGGACACACCATGA
- a CDS encoding VOC family protein has translation MSHTPVDSAAPETPHQDLHSEQGALRGEHPGRSRSPVIKVADLAWLEFEKPDLDRAEVFARDFGFAIAARTESELWLRGTFAGSPCMVIRKGRASRFIGPAFRAAERADLDRLARSTGSSVRDIGVPGGGQSVALLDPSGLPVRVVHCAEQLPALPEQQPLIFNFGSDHRRTNATQRPPREPSRIQRLGHVVLETPLFARTLDWYLDTLGMIVSDFLFLDGQRGRGPTMAFIRCDQGSLAVDHHTLALHLGPGTGYVHSAYQVTDLDAIAAGGEYLAERGYRRSWGIGRHIQGSQLFDYWRDPDRFMLEHFADGDLFSCDLEPGWAPMSASGLAQWGPPVTRDFLGTNPSPAKLREVMTALRGDNELDPARLLGLMKAMSS, from the coding sequence ATGTCCCACACCCCCGTTGACAGCGCCGCTCCCGAGACGCCCCACCAAGACCTCCACAGTGAGCAGGGCGCCCTGCGCGGCGAGCACCCCGGACGTTCCCGCAGTCCGGTGATCAAGGTGGCCGATCTGGCCTGGCTGGAGTTCGAGAAGCCCGACCTGGACCGGGCCGAGGTCTTCGCGCGTGACTTCGGCTTCGCGATCGCCGCCCGCACCGAGTCGGAGCTGTGGCTGCGCGGCACCTTCGCCGGCTCGCCGTGCATGGTGATCCGCAAGGGGCGTGCGTCCCGGTTCATCGGGCCTGCGTTCCGCGCGGCCGAACGGGCCGATCTGGACCGTCTGGCCCGCTCCACCGGCAGTAGCGTCCGGGACATCGGCGTACCGGGCGGTGGGCAGTCGGTCGCCCTGCTCGATCCCTCGGGCCTGCCGGTCCGGGTCGTGCACTGCGCCGAGCAACTGCCCGCGCTGCCCGAGCAGCAGCCGCTGATCTTCAACTTCGGTAGCGATCACCGTCGTACGAACGCCACCCAGCGTCCGCCCCGTGAACCGTCCCGCATCCAGCGGCTGGGCCATGTGGTGCTGGAGACACCGTTGTTCGCCCGCACCTTGGACTGGTACCTGGACACCCTCGGGATGATCGTGTCCGACTTCCTGTTCCTGGACGGTCAGCGCGGGCGCGGGCCGACGATGGCGTTCATCCGGTGCGACCAGGGCAGCCTGGCCGTGGATCACCACACGCTGGCCCTGCACCTGGGACCCGGAACCGGCTATGTCCATTCCGCCTACCAGGTCACCGACCTCGACGCGATCGCCGCCGGTGGGGAGTACCTGGCCGAACGCGGCTACCGGCGCAGCTGGGGCATCGGCCGGCACATCCAGGGCAGCCAGCTCTTCGACTACTGGCGCGACCCCGACCGCTTCATGCTGGAGCACTTCGCCGACGGCGACCTCTTCTCCTGCGACCTGGAGCCCGGCTGGGCGCCGATGTCGGCGAGCGGTCTCGCCCAGTGGGGCCCGCCGGTCACCCGTGACTTCCTGGGCACGAACCCGTCCCCCGCCAAGCTGCGCGAGGTCATGACGGCCCTGCGCGGCGACAACGAACTCGACCCCGCACGCCTGCTGGGCCTGATGAAAGCGATGAGCTCATGA